The window CGCACGCGCTGGCGGCTAAAATCGGCGGTGATATGACGGCGTTCGAAGGCGGCCAGGTCACGCTCGACCCGATCCCGCATATGCGCCGCGAGCCGTTCGGAACCATCTTCGTTCCACTGCTATCCTTTTTGCTCTACGAAGGCCGCTGGATGATCGGCTGGGCGAGCGCGCCCTACGATCCGGCGTGGCAGCAGCGTCATCCCAAGCGCGCCGCGTGGATGGCGCTCGCCGGCCCGCTCGCGAATTTCGGGCTGGTTCTGCTGGCCGCGCTGGCGATTCGCACCGGCATTGCTACAGGCGTTTTTGAAATACCGCAAAGCCTCAGTTTTACCAAAATCGTGGCGGCCGGCAGTGAAGGCCTTCCCGAAACCATTGCCACCTTCTTGAGCATCCTCTTCTGCCTCAATCTCCTCTTGATGGCTTTCAATCTGCTGCCGGTGCCT is drawn from Cytophagia bacterium CHB2 and contains these coding sequences:
- a CDS encoding site-2 protease family protein, whose amino-acid sequence is MSFDYLALGPIWYVIFLLSLTCHEAAHALAAKIGGDMTAFEGGQVTLDPIPHMRREPFGTIFVPLLSFLLYEGRWMIGWASAPYDPAWQQRHPKRAAWMALAGPLANFGLVLLAALAIRTGIATGVFEIPQSLSFTKIVAAGSEGLPETIATFLSILFCLNLLLMAFNLLPVPPLDGITVLGLFLSENMARRVAEFSHTPFVFLGLLIAWKMFDYVFPPIFRFAIGVLYPEAKYGW